One Peptostreptococcus equinus genomic window carries:
- a CDS encoding MTH1187 family thiamine-binding protein: MAVVELTVCPLGTGTTSASKYVAGAQEILAGQDEVKYMLNPMGTVMEGDIDEIFALIRKIQEDVFDKGIERVYSIIKVDDRRDKQASMEQKLASVRKRLEK; this comes from the coding sequence ATGGCAGTAGTAGAATTGACAGTGTGTCCTTTGGGTACTGGAACAACTAGTGCAAGTAAATATGTTGCAGGGGCTCAAGAAATTTTGGCTGGTCAAGATGAAGTCAAATACATGCTAAATCCAATGGGGACAGTAATGGAAGGTGATATTGACGAGATTTTCGCTCTTATTAGAAAAATACAGGAAGATGTATTTGATAAGGGGATTGAGAGAGTTTATTCTATCATAAAAGTTGATGATAGAAGAGATAAACAGGCTAGTATGGAGCAAAAGCTAGCATCAGTAAGAAAAAGGTTGGAAAAATAA
- a CDS encoding CPBP family intramembrane glutamic endopeptidase: MKHIKEILRNNLLWIWFLGFFLLIGGEIISDICGPIKLPFFDKDFNEIFNAYINFWGIWFFTIIYLIIFKRKNLSVLNSLKYNTSGNNIKNLFFGFLLGLILNVLCILVAYLNGDFQLYFFKFQPIQLFILFEAVFVQSSAEELICRGFLYQRIKSRYNSKILAIISNSLFFAAIHLGNDGISPIGFLDLFLTGILFSLFVYYFDSLWMAMACHTTWNFSQNIIFGLPNSGLLSQYSIFMMNKNSLKNSFAFDKIFGVEGTIMSVTIISLSCIFIYFYFKKFKSNEL, encoded by the coding sequence ATGAAACACATTAAAGAAATTTTAAGAAATAATTTATTATGGATATGGTTTTTAGGTTTTTTTCTTTTAATTGGCGGAGAAATTATTTCAGATATTTGTGGTCCAATAAAACTTCCCTTTTTTGATAAAGATTTTAACGAAATTTTTAACGCTTACATTAATTTTTGGGGTATATGGTTTTTCACGATTATATATTTGATTATTTTTAAAAGAAAAAATTTATCTGTATTAAATTCTTTAAAATATAATACTTCAGGTAATAATATAAAAAATTTATTTTTTGGATTTTTATTAGGTTTAATATTAAATGTATTATGCATATTAGTTGCCTACCTAAACGGAGACTTCCAACTATACTTTTTCAAATTTCAGCCAATTCAATTATTCATATTATTTGAAGCAGTATTTGTTCAATCATCTGCGGAGGAATTAATATGTAGAGGTTTCTTGTATCAAAGAATAAAATCAAGATATAATAGTAAAATTTTAGCTATTATTTCAAATTCACTATTTTTTGCAGCAATCCATTTAGGTAATGATGGTATATCACCCATTGGTTTTTTAGATTTATTTTTAACAGGAATTTTATTTAGTTTATTTGTGTATTATTTTGACAGTCTTTGGATGGCTATGGCTTGTCATACAACTTGGAACTTTAGCCAAAATATAATATTTGGACTTCCAAATAGTGGTTTACTTTCCCAATATTCTATTTTTATGATGAATAAGAATAGCTTAAAAAATAGTTTTGCTTTTGACAAAATTTTTGGAGTTGAAGGTACTATTATGTCTGTAACAATAATTTCTCTAAGCTGTATTTTTATATACTTTTATTTTAAAAAATTTAAAAGTAATGAGTTATAA
- a CDS encoding rhodanese-like domain-containing protein → MKKFARVFAILCALTLTLTACSSGSNGDKKDATEATNKKIGTAKDGDEMKIEKASMKLVNAKEKGKYKLVGTEELKKWIDAKEDMVIVDTMPAKSFKANRIPGAVNAELPITMDKVTPEQKDAYIKALGDKKDKKVVVYCGFVGCERSDVGAVIAQEAGFKNVYRQPGGIIAWMDAGYDVEKDK, encoded by the coding sequence GTGAAAAAATTTGCTAGAGTTTTTGCTATTTTATGTGCTTTAACACTTACGCTTACTGCATGTTCAAGTGGTTCTAATGGTGACAAAAAAGATGCCACTGAAGCGACTAATAAGAAAATTGGTACAGCTAAAGATGGGGATGAAATGAAGATTGAAAAAGCTTCAATGAAGTTAGTAAATGCTAAAGAAAAAGGAAAATATAAATTAGTTGGAACTGAAGAACTAAAAAAATGGATTGATGCTAAGGAAGATATGGTTATAGTTGATACAATGCCTGCCAAGAGCTTTAAGGCTAATAGAATACCAGGTGCAGTAAATGCTGAATTGCCTATTACAATGGACAAAGTAACTCCAGAACAAAAAGATGCATATATCAAAGCTCTAGGAGATAAGAAAGATAAGAAAGTAGTAGTTTATTGTGGATTCGTAGGATGCGAAAGATCTGACGTTGGTGCTGTAATAGCTCAAGAAGCTGGATTTAAAAATGTATACAGACAGCCAGGTGGAATTATAGCTTGGATGGATGCAGGGTATGATGTAGAAAAAGATAAATAA